From a region of the Ketobacter sp. MCCC 1A13808 genome:
- a CDS encoding enoyl-CoA hydratase/isomerase family protein encodes MKLLDCETIQPAMLRSADDLREESGYPVLALDIDSLAALDEEWVNKLRQWSRQQPCAVIGVGSSDSPVAHCVDSIVDGSEFKAMLRRIAANPQATLVLVQVLRAIEDLAPEDALMVESLGYAALQSGDEFKRWLTHYQARLLTPPVPESGPPVLVTRSQAQLSVVLNRPLNNNAFSVEMRDALVEAFELVNLDDSLHQVSVFANGRCFCTGGELTEFGKVASPIAGHLIRSQRSPAKFIMSSPERYHFHVHKACVGSGVELPACAGYFTASEKTLFWLPELSMGLIPGAGGCISISRRIGRQRTAYLVIMNKKINAQTALQWGLIDAITDEIDK; translated from the coding sequence ATGAAGCTGCTCGATTGTGAAACGATTCAACCTGCAATGCTTCGTTCTGCAGACGATTTGCGAGAGGAGAGCGGGTATCCGGTGCTGGCGTTGGATATAGATAGCCTAGCTGCACTGGACGAAGAGTGGGTGAATAAACTCAGGCAGTGGAGCCGGCAACAACCCTGCGCGGTGATCGGTGTTGGCTCATCGGATAGCCCGGTGGCACACTGCGTAGACTCGATCGTTGATGGATCCGAATTCAAGGCAATGCTGCGCCGTATTGCCGCCAACCCACAGGCTACGTTGGTGTTGGTTCAGGTATTGCGGGCTATTGAAGACCTGGCACCGGAAGACGCGTTGATGGTGGAATCGCTTGGCTACGCGGCGTTGCAGTCAGGAGACGAATTCAAGCGCTGGTTGACTCACTATCAAGCCCGGCTCCTAACGCCCCCGGTTCCGGAAAGTGGCCCGCCTGTTTTAGTAACACGAAGCCAGGCACAGCTTTCAGTAGTGCTCAACCGGCCCCTGAATAACAATGCATTTTCAGTGGAAATGAGGGACGCTTTGGTGGAAGCATTCGAGCTGGTGAATCTGGACGACTCGTTACACCAGGTCAGTGTTTTCGCGAACGGACGCTGTTTTTGTACTGGGGGAGAGCTAACAGAATTTGGCAAAGTTGCTTCGCCTATTGCAGGGCACCTCATCCGGTCGCAGCGTTCGCCAGCGAAATTCATAATGTCTTCACCGGAGCGGTATCATTTTCATGTTCACAAAGCCTGTGTCGGAAGTGGCGTTGAGCTTCCAGCTTGCGCAGGGTATTTTACAGCGTCAGAAAAAACCCTGTTTTGGCTGCCTGAGTTGTCTATGGGGCTGATTCCGGGTGCAGGGGGTTGCATCAGTATTTCACGCAGGATAGGACGGCAACGAACGGCCTATCTCGTAATTATGAATAAAAAAATCAATGCTCAAACAGCGCTGCAGTGGGGTCTTATCGACGCCATTACGGACGAGATAGACAAATAA
- a CDS encoding alpha/beta hydrolase domain-containing protein — protein sequence MNKKKHTRLSIRAKLFAASIVFVLLFSGCKQTVPDEGLVPGIPWLLGSTMFRLHDFGYEKAEYFIKGTAQSYVSAEPLTSDGKWNVEPADEADFRTRIVVYRPTDPEKFNGTVIVEWFNVSGGTEASSEWIMAHTELLRSGYAWIGVSAQKAGIDGAGVTVLPISLSLKKLNPARYSTLIHPGDQYAYDIFRQVGKAIVQPQNFNPLGELKLERAIASGESQSADYMMTYINAIAPRERIFDAYYIHSRIHGSAPLAPEPDASDLNFETRDTVRVRDDLDVPVMMLQTETDSTVLGAYLDSQPDTDMFRVWEVAGTAHADRYVGNLGLYDTGKNPSVANVAETRYAVPVIQKCGKPINSGPQHFVVKASIAALDSWLRTGVAPTPADRFAFDESTASFIRDEFGNVLGGIRTPYVDVPIATLSGEGQEGDLFCRLYGTTKLFDEATLSTLYRDHEAYVDAVSASVDDAVEKGFLLQPDGELIKASAQQSEIGLP from the coding sequence ATGAATAAGAAGAAGCACACCCGTCTATCTATTAGAGCCAAATTATTTGCCGCCTCCATCGTATTCGTTCTGCTGTTTAGTGGCTGCAAACAAACCGTTCCCGATGAGGGCTTGGTACCGGGGATACCCTGGCTGTTAGGTTCTACAATGTTCCGGCTGCATGATTTCGGCTATGAGAAGGCTGAGTACTTTATCAAGGGAACAGCCCAAAGTTATGTCAGTGCTGAGCCGCTTACCAGCGACGGTAAGTGGAATGTTGAGCCTGCTGACGAAGCTGATTTCAGGACGCGGATTGTCGTTTATAGACCGACTGATCCGGAGAAATTCAACGGCACGGTGATTGTAGAGTGGTTTAATGTTAGCGGCGGAACCGAAGCTTCTTCTGAATGGATTATGGCCCACACCGAGCTGTTAAGAAGTGGTTATGCCTGGATTGGTGTGTCTGCCCAAAAAGCCGGTATCGATGGGGCAGGGGTGACCGTTTTACCTATTTCCCTTTCATTGAAGAAGCTGAATCCTGCTCGATACAGCACATTGATTCACCCCGGCGACCAGTATGCGTATGATATTTTCCGCCAAGTCGGTAAGGCCATAGTGCAACCGCAAAACTTCAACCCGTTAGGGGAATTAAAACTTGAACGCGCGATTGCCTCTGGTGAATCACAGTCAGCCGATTATATGATGACCTACATTAATGCGATTGCACCGCGGGAAAGAATATTCGACGCTTACTATATACACAGTCGTATACACGGTTCCGCACCACTGGCTCCGGAGCCGGATGCGTCTGACTTGAATTTTGAAACCCGTGATACGGTAAGAGTGCGGGACGACCTGGATGTGCCGGTGATGATGCTGCAAACCGAAACCGATTCCACTGTGCTGGGGGCGTATCTTGATAGTCAGCCGGACACAGATATGTTCCGTGTCTGGGAGGTAGCAGGCACCGCGCATGCTGATCGCTATGTGGGTAATCTTGGTCTTTACGATACAGGCAAAAACCCTTCTGTAGCGAATGTTGCCGAGACCCGCTATGCCGTTCCGGTGATTCAAAAGTGTGGCAAACCCATTAATTCAGGACCACAGCATTTTGTTGTAAAAGCATCTATTGCGGCATTGGATAGCTGGCTGCGCACCGGGGTCGCTCCCACCCCGGCAGACCGGTTTGCCTTTGATGAATCCACTGCTTCGTTTATTCGGGATGAATTCGGCAATGTGTTAGGTGGCATTCGCACGCCTTACGTCGATGTTCCTATCGCAACTTTGTCAGGCGAGGGGCAGGAAGGAGATCTCTTTTGCAGACTGTACGGCACCACTAAGCTGTTTGATGAGGCTACACTGAGCACGCTTTACCGCGATCATGAAGCCTATGTTGATGCGGTAAGTGCTTCTGTGGATGATGCTGTGGAAAAGGGGTTTTTACTGCAGCCAGACGGCGAGTTAATCAAGGCTTCAGCCCAGCAATCGGAAATTGGTTTACCCTGA
- a CDS encoding amidohydrolase family protein codes for MLIKDAEIYQTGLQDVRIERGIISAMGQLERRADELLIDARGSALLPGLNDHHIHFLSYAASLASIDCGTAAVKNQDQLVTLLQQQAAGAHWLRGYGYHETVAGEIDCRWLDRYGPDRPIRIQHRSGRLWIFNSAGIAIIRNALRSKEGAVSIPVDGLQSGRFYDADQQLASLIGRRLPPVKQASEKLASYGITGFSDMTPSNDQDAFELFQNLKSKNTILQQVQLARRCAFESTLAPEITPGPVKVHLHENRLPSLEELVERITISHQAGVSIAVHCVTEVELMFSLAAFEEAGPISGDRIEHGSVTPEYLLDRIVESGVTVVTQPHFILEKGDTYLSEIDVTEHQSLYRGQTFLQRKIPLAGSSDAPFGSADPWTAMRTAVARRTSSGQSLGSNEALSPEQALALFLGSLETPGKVRCIQPGMSADLCLLSCPWEIARVRLNSHDVRLVISKGTPIFSRDQSAIRVNQFPIAGLKP; via the coding sequence ATGTTGATTAAAGACGCCGAAATCTACCAGACAGGGTTGCAGGATGTGCGCATCGAGCGTGGCATCATAAGCGCTATGGGCCAGCTTGAGCGCCGGGCTGATGAACTCCTGATAGACGCCCGCGGTAGTGCCCTGCTTCCTGGTCTTAACGATCACCATATACACTTCCTCAGTTACGCAGCTTCATTGGCATCAATCGATTGCGGCACAGCCGCGGTTAAAAATCAGGATCAATTGGTTACTCTGTTGCAACAGCAGGCTGCGGGAGCGCATTGGTTACGAGGATATGGGTATCACGAAACTGTGGCTGGTGAGATCGATTGCCGCTGGCTAGACCGTTACGGACCCGACCGGCCCATTAGAATTCAGCACCGCAGCGGACGTTTATGGATTTTTAATTCTGCCGGCATCGCAATTATCAGGAACGCGTTACGCAGTAAAGAGGGCGCTGTTTCAATCCCGGTAGACGGTCTTCAATCTGGCCGATTTTACGACGCAGATCAACAGTTGGCCAGTTTGATTGGCCGTCGCCTGCCCCCGGTCAAGCAGGCCAGTGAAAAGCTGGCATCCTACGGAATTACCGGGTTCTCGGATATGACCCCCTCCAACGATCAAGATGCGTTTGAGTTGTTTCAGAATCTGAAATCCAAGAACACCATCCTCCAGCAGGTTCAACTAGCACGGCGCTGCGCTTTTGAAAGCACTTTGGCGCCCGAGATTACCCCCGGCCCCGTTAAAGTCCATCTCCACGAGAATCGGTTGCCTTCGTTAGAGGAATTGGTAGAACGTATTACGATCAGCCATCAAGCGGGAGTAAGCATTGCTGTTCATTGCGTCACTGAAGTTGAGCTAATGTTCAGCCTTGCTGCTTTTGAAGAAGCTGGCCCGATTTCCGGTGACCGTATCGAGCACGGGTCTGTGACACCGGAATATTTATTGGATAGGATCGTAGAGTCGGGTGTGACTGTGGTTACCCAGCCGCATTTCATCCTGGAAAAAGGCGACACTTATCTGAGTGAAATCGATGTCACTGAGCATCAATCCCTATATCGAGGCCAAACATTTTTGCAACGAAAGATTCCATTAGCAGGAAGCTCTGATGCCCCTTTCGGATCGGCTGACCCCTGGACAGCGATGCGTACTGCCGTTGCACGACGGACTTCCTCGGGGCAATCACTCGGAAGCAATGAAGCGCTGAGTCCGGAACAGGCCCTGGCATTATTTCTTGGTTCCCTGGAAACACCGGGAAAGGTACGCTGCATACAGCCCGGAATGAGCGCCGATTTGTGCTTGCTGTCATGCCCTTGGGAAATCGCCAGAGTGCGTTTAAATAGTCACGACGTCCGCTTGGTGATTAGCAAGGGGACGCCGATATTCAGTCGGGATCAAAGCGCGATCAGGGTAAACCAATTTCCGATTGCTGGGCTGAAGCCTTGA